The DNA segment GCGGCCAATCCGCTGATCGTCTGGTTATTGTCCGTCGGATCAAGCAAATACGCCGCCAATTGAATGTCATGCTCTGCCCCGGCGAACGAGATCTCTTGCCAATACAGTGCTAAATCCGCTCGGTGCAAGTCATAACCGGCCTTTGGATGTTGCGGATCCGCAAGCCATTCCCGAATCGGCTTCGCCGCTTCACTTAACAGAAATTCGTTGGATACGAAGAAATGTTGTTCCTCGGTGGACAGAATGAGCCCCATCACCTCGGCCTGATGCGGATTGTCCCCGTGAGATTCCACATACATCACTTCAATCTTTGGCAGTTGCTTCACAAGCTCTGTTAGAGTTGTGTCGTCAACAACCGTCACATCGACTTCTTCCAGCTCTACTGAACCATCAGCCGCTTCGGAAGCCTCAGTCCCTTCACCAAAAGCTAATCGTTCAAGCAAGGATTTAAACTCTAGCTTACGCAGCATCGGCGCCGCCTTTTCTTCTTTTAGGCCCCGAAAAATCATATCGTCAAAAGAACGATCAATCGGAACCTCACGGTGAATCGTAGCAAGTCGCTTGCTCAGCCGCGCATCCTCTGCATGCTGAACTAGGTTTTCCTTCATCTTGCCCTTCAGCTCGTCCGTTCGCGCAAGCACCTCTTCTACGGAGCCGAACTGATGGAGCAGCTTCAGTGCCGTTTTCTCTCCAATTCCCGGAACGCCGGGTATGTTATCCGAAGCATCGCCCATAAGACCTTTTAAATCGATAATTTGCTCCGGAATAAGACCGTATCTCTCCTTGATTTCTTGTGGTCCATAAGGTTCGACCTCACTGATCCCCTTACGGGTTAATGCCACCTTAACCTTATCGCTGACCACTTGAAGCATATCCTTGTCACCAGTTACGACGAGTACCTCTTTACCAGCCTCTTCAGCCTGCTTGCTGACCGTGCCGATAATATCATCCGCCTCATAACCGGGCTGCTCAAACCAGCATATTCCGAAGCTGTCCAGCAGCTCACGTGTTAACGGAAACTGCTCGGTCAATTCAGACGGCGTTTTCTCGCGGCCCCCTTTATAATCCTCATAACCTTCGTGGCGAAAAGTAACTTTCCCTGCATCAAATGCGACCATAATATGACTCGGTTTCTCATCTTGAATAAGTCTCAACAACATATTGGTAAATCCGTATACAGCGTTCGTATGTAAACCACTTGAATTATTCAGCGGCGGCATGGCAAAGAACGCCCGGTAAATAATACTATTCCCGTCAATTAAAATTAATTTTTCCATACAGCACCTCGTTCTTCAACATACTCCTGACTATTATTCTAACACATGCTCCCCGGATATATAAAAACAATACGTCAACTCCATGAAGTTATTTCAGGCAGGCTTATAAAATGCACTTGAGTTTTGATGATACCTAAAGCATGAACAAACGCAAACAGCAAAGCACCGGAACATTCCGGCGCTTTGCTGTTTCAGCATTTTATTCATATTAGAGCACTATTGATTCAGGTCAGGTCGATGCCCCGTTACAAGATAAACGGTGCTCTCCCCGATATTCGTAGCATGGTCTGCAATGCGCTCAATATATCTTCCTACAAGCGTAAGCAGCATCACCTGCTGTACAGAATCTGGATGACTAATGACGATCGAATACAGCTCGTTGATCATTTGACTATACAGATGATCGACCTCATCGTCATCCTTAGCCATCTTATAAGCCAAATCCGTATTTTCATCCAAATAGGACTGCAGTGATTCTTCCACCATAAGTTCCACAAGTTCTGCCAACTTCGGAATATCTACCAGCGGTTTAATCAGCGTCTGTCCACTCAAACGTAATGTCACCTTAGCGATATCCACCGCTAGGTCTCCCATACGCTCCAAATCGCTGGATATTTTAAAGGCAACGATAATCCGACGGAGATCTTTAGCTACAGGTTGCTGCGTAACAATCAATCTGGAGCCGATGTCCATCACTTCTTCTTCCATTTTGTTCAACTTTAGATCTTGCTCAATAACCTCTGTGGCTTTGCTTGAATCCATGGATTGCAGCGATAAAATGGAATCCCTAAGAGCACACTCCACATGCTCTCCCATTTCCCTCAACAACTGCCGCAGCTCCTCCAAATTTTGATCGAACTCTCTTCTTTGGATCATATCTCACTGCTCCCTTCTGTTAACCAAAACGTCCTGAAATGTAATCTTCGGTGCGAGAATCCTGTGGTGTCGAGAACAGTTTTCGAGTATCGTCTGACTCTATAATTTCACCACTCAGGAAAAAAACGGTTCGATCGGAAACCCGAGCCGCTTGATGCATGTTATGAGTGACCATAACGATGGTATACCTATCTTTTAATTCTTGAACCAAATCTTCAATCTTCAGTGTAGAAATGGGATCGAGCGCTGAAGTAGCTTCATCCATCAGCAGGATGTCAGGCTGTACAGCGATGGCCCTGGCGATGCAAAGCCGTTGCTGTTGGCCACCGGACAAACTAAGCGCGGAACGTTTTAGAAAATCCTTGACCTCATCCCACAATACCGCTTGACGAAGGCTCTGTTCGACAATCTCATCCAACTTTTCTTTATTTTTTACGCCATGAAGACGGGGGCCGTAGGCAACATTATCATAAATCGATTTCGGAAAAGGATTCGGCTGCTGAAACACCATGCCGACCTGCTTACGTAAAGTCTCTACCTCTACATCGTCGCTGTATATATCTTTACCGCCAATTAGCACAGATCCCTCGATTCGCGTGTTTGGAATCATGTCGTTCATCCGGTTGAGCGTCCGCAACAATGTAGATTTTCCGCATCCCGACGGCCCGATAAATGCGGTAATAGCTTTCTCCGGAATATCCAGGGACATATTCTTTAGCGCCTGAAATTGATCGTAATACAAATTCAATTTATCAATATGGATGATTGGTTCCATGTCATTTCTCCTTCATATCTCAGCAGCATACTGACAACAAACTGTAGGTCAATTATTAGTAACTATCAAACTTTAGACATAAAACCATTTTACCTTATCTATGTAAAAGATATTACCCCGAAATGTTAACGTAGTGTAAAAAATGTTTTCCGTACATTAACGCACCAGCGTTGTTTGTATGTTTTATTTTACTGCACAATGTTCATTGTTCCCCAGATAATTGCTCTAATTCATGAAGCACATTTTCTGTTTTCAAAGCTGCATTTCCTGCAGTCTCGTACACATCCCGGCCACTGGATTCTACACTTCGTACTGATTCAACAAGCATTTTAAAAGTATGATCCGCACTGTTCACACGATCGTGACTGAGCTGCATTTCCTGCGTGGTCAAGGATGAAGCATCTGCCGTTTGCCGAACAAGTCCGCTGACGATGTTGAGGGTTGAACCGATTTCATCCGAAAACTGCTTGGTTTGGAGTGCCAGCTTTCTAATCTCGCTAGCGACGACCGCAAAACCTCTTCCATGCTCGCCAGCATGAGCCGCCTCAATCGAAGCATTCATCGCAAGCAAACTGCTGCGATCCGCCAAGTCCCGTATCGAGGCTGCGATTGACGAAATATTGTCAGCATGCTGAAGTAACACCGCCACCTGCTCCGCTTGGGATTTTGTCAGAGACAGTACGCGAGTAAACGAGGCTTGTACCGTCTCGAGCTCAGACCGGCCTGCTGTCGCAAAGTCGCTCATCTCCTCCGACTCCCGCAAACTACGTTCGGCAGTAAGGGACACCTCTTTAACCAATCGGTCGATTTCAAGCACACTGATCTGACTTTCTTGGACAATCGCTTCGCGAATTTGGTCAGCTTCCAGCTGTAGTTCCCTCGACATTAACATAAGATCTTGAACCGTCATAACACCTCTGAACTTTCCTTCCTCCGTTAAAATCAGGCTATCATAGAACACGACGGCCTCCCGCTTTAACGCTGAATCGATGAGCTGCCCTGGCGAGGTACTTATCTCCGCGATTAGTGGCGATTTCTCCGCAAACATCAAAGCCGGCCTTTCATAAAATAAATCCGCGGCAAAACGCCCAGCCAAATGACGATAAAAGGTATCCCTCATCAAAAGGCCCAACGGCCTGTTCGAATGATCGCACACAATAATGCAAGGAATTCCCTTGTCCTTTTGAAAGATCTTCAAAACACCAAGACAGGATTCGTTAGAATCGACTTTTGGCACAGTTCGGCAATAAAATTCCGTCTTCACCACACAGCTTCGATCCTTCTTCCCCCCGGATGCCTTATCTCCCTTGTCATTCCTGTGCTCCTTGTGTTCCTTCACATGGACTGCAGCTGCACCACGATCAATCGTATTATTTTCCCGTTCAGCGACGGCCTGATTAACCACATTCACCACTCCCCCATCACGTACCTGCTCTTTCCTCTTATCTATCTCTGAATGCATCATAGAAGAAATTTGTTATGCACATGTCAACGGTACTTTGGGCCTATGTTAAATGTTTTACAATCCGGCAAACTTTAGACGTATATTCCAGAATTGCTTCTTTATTGACCTAGGTCATAAAAAGAAAGCCCTCTTAGACCTTCCCACAAAAAAAAAAGGCCCTGATCGATCAGAGGCCAATTTATATTTTATTACTCAGGCGATATGGTTGATGTCTTCTTCTTATTAACAACGAGCTTATAACCGACTCCGCGAATAGAATCAATATATACCGATCCGGGATCAAGCTCCAGCTTCTTACGCAACGAGCTCACATGAACATCCACGGTTCGCTGCCCGCCAATATAGTCAAAGCCCCATACCGCATTCATCAAGTCGTCCCGCGTCATAACTACACCCGGTTTGCGAGCCAAGTACAGCAGAACTTCAAATTCTTTCGGGCGCAACGTGATCTGTTCGTTCCCCAAGGTCACTTCATATTTCTCCGGGTAAATGACAAGATCGCCTAGCGTAATTTGGGAACCCACTTCTTGAGGCACCGACTTCCTCTCCGACTCATCCAGTCCCGAGGATCTTCTCAGCACCGCTGCTACCCGAGCTAACAGCTCAGCTACGCCAAAAGGCTTCGTAATATAATCATCTGCTCCCGATTTTAAACCTTGAACGACTTCCTGTTCCGCATTCTTCGCAGTTAGCATAATAACGGGTGTCTTCACACCTTCATTCCGAAGCCTTGACATGATTTCGAACCCGTTCATGCCCGGCAGCATCAAGTCCAGCAAAATCAAATTAAAATCATTTTTCAATGCCGTTTCCAATCCAGACTGCCCATGCTCTTCAACTACGACTTCATAACCTTCACTTGATAGATTATAAGATAGAAGCCTCGAAAGCGTTGGCTCATCCTCAATAACTAACAGCCGTTGCGTCATAGTACCCCCCATTTTCTAGTCCTGCATAATGGATGTCGACGAATCATGACAAGCCCAGCATATCACGGCATTGTTAACGTAGTGTAAAATTTTCAGCAAATTTCACTCTGGTCATGATTTTTAATTCTCATTTTTCATTTGATGCTAATTTCTATACGCTTTTGTTAATCAATCTATCGGATGCATGAGTGGCAGATCTAGTATAAACGAAGTACCTTCGCCCACTCTACTCTCCACCCGAATCGCGCCCCGATGGAGTTCTACCAAGTGCTTCACAATAGATAATCCCAGCCCTGTGCCTCCAGAACCCCGAGAACGTGCTTTATCTACTCTGTAAAAACGCTCAAAAATCCGCGGCAAGTCCTTCCTTGGAATGCCAATACCCGTATCGCTAACTGAGAATCGAATGATCTCTTGCTCCCCACCTTCATGCAGAACCTTAGCACCAATGCTTACTCTACCGCCTTCGGGTGTGTAGTTGATCGCATTGGATATCAAATTCATGAAGATTTGCCGAAGACGATCCTCATCTCCCTCGATAAATAAATGCTCCGGTATTTCCTGTAACAAAACAATCGATTTCTTGTTCGCCGCCGGAAGAAGCACCTCGGTGACACTGTCAAGCAGTTCTTTTAAATGAATCGGAGCATATTCCAAGGGAACACGCTTGGATTCAATCTTAGATAATTCCAGAATATCCCCAATCAAGCGATTTAACCGATCGGATTCATCATAAATAATCTGCAGGAAAGAGCGAATCGTATCGGTATCCTTAACTCCCCCCGACAACAATGTTTCGGCAAAGCCTTTTACAGCTGCAATCGGTGTTTTAAGTTCATGAGAGACATTCGCAACGAATTCGCTGCGCATCCTCTCCAATCGGCGAATGTCGGTCACATCCTGCAATAAGAACAGCATTCCCCGGTAACTGCCACTATCTTCACTCATCGGAACACCGTCAAATTGAAGAATTTTCTCTTCTGGATCGTACACATTACGTTCTTCCTGCAAGTATTCCTTATGCTGAATACCTTCCTCCACGAACTTCATGAACTCGTAATTCCGCTTCAGAATCGAATAGGGCTTGCCTAGGAGCTGATCTCCCCTCAAATGCAGAATCCGCTCCGCCTCTCGGTTTACAAGCGCAATATGCCCACCGGAATCCACCATCACAATTCCTCCGGTCATGTTGGCAAGAACACTTTGCATCAAGTCTTCATTGTCCCTAATCCACTTTAGCTGCTGCTGCAAACTATCTGCCATACCGTTAATGGCGGAGGCCAACTGACCAATCTCATCCTTGCGCTGCAGCTTTACCCGTGCGTCGTAGTCCAGACCGGAAATTCGATTAGCTACACGCGTGATATGCTCCAACGGCTTGGTCAGTCCGCTTGCGATCCGATAGCTAAGAAGCGCTGCTGCCAGGAACAGAATGATCAGCCCCCCGGCCATCCATACCCATCCACGGTTCATCCCTTCATCTATGGCGCTTAGGCTCATCGATAAGCGAATATACCCTTCGAAGCCTTCGTCCGAATACACCTTGTGCGCGACATAAAGCATATCGACATCTAGCGTTTCGCTATGCCGGATTACACTGCCAAACTTCTCTTGAGAAGCAGACAGGATTTCCTCCCGATCTAAGTGGTTATCCATATCCGCGGCACTCTTCTCCGAATCTCCAACCACTCGCCCATCCAAATCGATGAAAGTAACGCGGGAATGGATGCGCCGTCCAAGCTCTTCGGCTTCCCTCGTATAGTACTCCAACACTTGTTGACTGTCATCAAGCGGTCGAAACGGGAAGGTATACTCCAACAAGTTAATTTCCCGAACCAAATTCTCTTCCAGCGCTCGGATATGCGAATCCTTGAAAACCTGTATCATAGATAGTCCCGCGGCAAGCATGGATATTCCGATCAAGCTCATCAAGATGATCGTCAGCCGTGTTCGAAACGTCTTCATGCTTATTTAAATACCGGCTCTTTGAATGCAGCCAGCCTCTCTAGCGAAGACTTCTCAACATCGGCATGCAGACTTTGCCCATGAGAATCCATCGTCACAATAGCGGCGAAGCCATCCACTTCCAAATGCCACATCGCCTCAGGAATGCCGAACTCCATGAAATCTACACCCTTAACTTTCTTAATGCACTCTGCATAATACTGAGCTGCACCACCGATGGCATTCAAATAGACACCGCCATGCTCTTGCAGCGCTTTAAGTGTCTTCTTACCCATACCGCCTTTACCAATAACCGCACGAATACCGAATTTCTTTATAATATCCCCTTGATAAGGCTCCTCGCGTATACTCGTCGTCGGCCCAGCAGCCTTAACATGCCAGCCCTGCTCATCCTGAAGCATAACCGGTCCACAGTGATAGATAACCGCACCGTTCAAATCAACCGGGGCATCATGATCCATCAAATATTTGTGGAGGGCATCACGACCCGTATGCATCTCACCTTTAATGACAACGACATCGCCAACCCTTAGACTGCGAATCTGTTCTTCCGTGATCGGAGTATGCAGAATTACTTCCCGGTTAGCCTTTAGAATTGTCTCTCCGGCTGCCGCTGAGGTGACCTCCTCACTCCCCTTGATCGCCACTTCGTCCCCGCGCTCGTACAGCCAATTCACAATTTCGCCGCTGGCCGGATCAATGGCTACACCTTGCCGTCTAAATGCCCAGCAGTTATAGGCGACAGATACAAAGAAACTAGCAGGAAGGCGATTCGCCGCCCCGATCTTGCAGCCAAGCAGCGTTACTTCCCCGCCAAACCCCATTGTTCCAATCCCCAACTTGTTCGCTTTATCCATAATGTACTCTTCTAGCTGTTGAAGCTCTGCGACTGGATTCACATCATCGGCTAAACGAAACAATTGTTGCTTGGCAAGCTCATATCCCGTAGTCCGGTCTCCACCTATGCCCACGCCGATAAATCCAGCACTGCAGCCCTGGCCCTGTGCCTGGTAAACCGCATGCAGAATACATTTGCGAATGCCATCCAGATCACGGCCCGCTCGCCCCAGCCCCTCTAGCTCGGTAGGCAGGCTATATTGAATATTTTTATTTTCGCAACCGCCGCCTTTGAGTATTAGACGGATGTCCACAACGTTCTCTTCCCATTGCTCAAAATGAATAACGGGCGTTCCCGGCCCCAAATTATCCCCGCTATTCTCTCCTGTCAACGAATCAACCGAGTTCGGACGAAGCTTGCCCTCTTTGGTCGCACGTTTGATTGCCGCCAGAATGCCCTTCTTCATCTCTATTTGATTCGCCCCGACAGGGGTATGCACAATAAAAGTAGGCATGCCTGTATCCTGACAAATCGGCGATACTTGTTCTTCTGCCATCTTAATATTCTGCGTGATCGTAGATAGAGCAAGGCCTGCTCTCGTATCCTGATTTTCCGCTAGCGTCCCCCGCTTTATCGCTCGCCGCACATCCGCAGGCAAATTCGTTGAAGTTTCCACAATAAGTTCATACACACTTTGTTCAAACTGCCGCATAATCCAAGATCCCCTCTCTTGTCTACAAGTAACTGATTGACACAAAATTGCCGCGAATCTTACAGTTGGATTAACTTGTTCGTTAGTCTTATAATAACATAAACGTAGTGACAGGTTGACATATTCTGTTCAAAATTACCGATCAAGAAGAGAGGTAGCTCACTGATGAATTTTCATTTCTCCGCCTATATGTATCGCCTTCGTTCCATTAAACGCTGGAGCTTGATGAGAAGCACGGCTACAGAGAATGTAGCCGAGCATTCCTTCCACGTAGCCTTATTGACCCACCTGCTCTGCGAAATAGGTAACCACTTGTTTGATAGGAGCCTAAATTCAGACCGCGCGGCAACATTTGCTTTATTTCATGATGCGACAGAAGTATTTACTGGTGATATCCCAACCCCTGTGAAGCACCATAACCCTAGGCTTCTTTCAAGCTTCCGCGAGATGGAAGAAATCGCAGCTGAACGGCTTTTATCCATGGTGCCTCCCGAACTGCAACAAACCTATGGACCTTTACTATCGCCAACAAAGCATGCAGGCTATAGTGCAGAAGACAACGAATTACTTAAGTATGTTAAAGCGGCCGACAGCTTAGACGCCTACCTGAAATGCGCTTGGGAGCTCACATCAGGCAACCGCGAATTCGCTGTAGCCAGAGATCAGTTATTGGAAAAACTGGACCGACTTCATCTTCCGGAGATCGATTATTTTCTTCAACATTTGGCCCCCAGCTTTGACATGACGCTTGATGAGCTATCCGAACAAGTTTAAGCCCGTCCGTCATTCACCATAATAAGAATAATCGCCCCCAGGATAAGCGGCCGACTTGCGTGTAGCACACTCCTTGAGGGCGATTTATTGGCTTCCTATAGCTATCTTAAATCCAAACGAGAGAATGACTATCCATTCACGATCTCCCCGCCGTTAATATGCAGCACTTGCCCGCTGATGTAAGACGAATCATCACAACCCAGGAACACATACGCTGGAGCTAACTCCTCTGGCTGACCAGGTCGCTGCATTGGTGTATTCCCTCCGAACTGAGCCACCTGTTGCCGATCAAAGGTTGAAGGTATGAGCGGTGTCCAGATCGGCCCAGGAGCCACAGCATTTACACGTATTCCTTTCTTGCCGACGATATTCATAGAGAGAGCCCGTGTAAAACTGACGATCGCTCCTTTCGTTGCCGAGTAATCAATCAACTGCGGATTTCCTCGGTATGCAGTTACAGAGGTCGTATTAATAATCGCGCTGCCCTTCTTCAAGTGAGGCATCGCAGCCTGCGTTACGAAGAACATCGCAAAAATATTCGTTCGGAACGTCTTCTCCAACTGTTGGGCTGTAATATCGGTTATCTCCTCCTGTGGGTGCTGCTCTGCGGCGTTATTAATCAGAACATCCAGCCCGCCAAGCTGATCGACCGTTTGCTGTACAGCCTGCTTGGCAAAGGACTCATCACCCAAATCCCCGGATATGAGCACGCACTTCCGTCCCTCCTGCTCGACCTCTTGTTTCGTCCGGTTCGCATCTTCATTCTCGTTTAAATACACGATAGCCACATCAGCGCCCTCTTTGGCATAAGCAACCGCCACGGCCCGGCCAATCCCGCTGTCTCCACCTGTAATCAGCGCTACCTTGCCTTCCAGTTTGCCCGCTGCTTTATAGTTCCCTTCATACTTCGGACGCGGAATCATTTCTTCCTCAATTCCGGGCCGCTGATTCTGATGCTGCGGAGGCATGGTTTGCTTACCTTGTCCATTTCCTGACATGCTGCATTCTCCTTCCTCGCCGGTGTATTCATTTCCTGACCTTCTTTAGAATAACCCCTGTTCTTCGCCTTATCCGCCTACCTGCAATCATGCGTCTCAAGGGCTTAATCAAATGGAAATTACCACAACGAGCCTGGGTTTAAACAAAGGAGAAGGAATTACAGCAAGATATCAAACCGGTTTGCGAACCAGATCGAGTCATATTGGCGAAGCTTCAGATACCTCTCTCTAGCCTCATCAAATTCTGCTTGAGCGGCGCTGACATCATGCTCTCCATCACATGTCAATACCAATTCACGGGTCTTAACAATAATTTCTTCTTCGAAATGTATCCGAGTTAAGTTGATCACATCATTGCCCCAATAAGCAACCCGCTCATCCGGAGGATAATTATACCTGAATACCAGCGTCAGACATATGCCGGGGACGTGATAACACACGCGCCCAAGCAGCCAGCTTCTTATAGAAAACTCTGCTGTCTCTATTTCCTTCGTAAAAAAACCGCTTAACAGCCCACCCAGCTCTTGGAAGGTTTGAAGACTTACGGCAAAACAATCCGAGGATAGCCAAGGAATATCATCTTGCTCCGACACGGCAGGAAAATTATAAATCGACGCAAGCAGCCCACCCGCTGGAAACTCGCAGCGCTGTACATTGTCCGAACGGCCTTGTGCCGTAAATGACGGTGAAGTGCAATCCGCCCTTCCCTGCTGGATCGGTTCCAGCAGAGCCTCCATCCAGCCATCTTCAAAATAAAGTCTGGGGCTGCAAAAAATCAAATAACTCCCCAGGGCATGGGAAGCTGCCAGTTGCCTGGAGGATATCCCACTTTGCGCTTTGAATTTGCGAAGCGGCTTATCAAATTTGTAGTGAATTAGAAAATCACAACAGCCGTCCACAGAGCCCTCGTCAACGATGATGACTTCATAGCTATAAGCGACACGAGATACCTTCATGGATTCTAGCGTTGTCTGTAAATCAATTCCTTCGTTCTGCACCGAAATAATGACGGATACAAGAATAGGTTGAGCAGACATGGTTTCTCTCCTTATAAATGGAAATAATAAAATACGGAATGGAAATTGAGATAATTTTAATCATTGATTACATATTAACCCATTTAACACTTGGAGTAAATACAAACAAAACTAATAGTATATTATCTTTACCTCTCATACTCACTATGGTTAATTACAGGAGGGGTGTTATGGATTACAGATCATTGGGTAAAAGGCTTCGTCAGGAACGTCATAAAATGCATTTGACCCAGGAAAAACTTGCTGAGAAGATTGAGGTTTCCGATGCGTACATAGGTCAAATTGAGCGAGGCGAAAGAAGCTTATCGTTAGAAACTCTTGTTAAGCTAGCAAATCAATTAGGTGTCACGGTCGATTACTTGCTTCACGATTCCATCGAAATCAATGACGACCATTTCCTGAACCAAATCAACCAGATTATGATTCACCGTTCACCGAAGGAGAAGCAATTGGCGTTAGACACAATCAAGATGATATTTACCCACTTAGACGATATGCAAAGTGACAAAGATTCCTGATATTCCCATACTTAAATTAGTTCGCCGTTACATGAAAAAAACCTCTGATTTTCGAAAATTCGAAAATCAGAGGTTTTCATATTTCTTTCATATTTCTTTAGACCACTATCACATTAAATAATTGTCGAATAAACCATCAAGAAAGATATCAGGATCACGCTAACAGATAACAACATGCCTAAAGTACGGAGCTTGCCAGCCTCTGCTGTGATCTTTTTATTCTCGCGAATGCTTCCGATCGCCTGCTTCAATGGTTTAGCCATGACTCCGCCAAGTGCGCCAATGACAAGGAAGAGAATGACCACGACAACCATCCAAAGCACGGAATAATTTCCTTTACCGACCAAGTAACCGCCAGTCAACAACTGGATGACTAATCCGATTTGAGCAAAGCGATTTAATGATTTAACCGCGGAGAGCGTTCCTTCTTGAGCAGCTAAGGATAATTTACTGACCGCACCGAATACAAATGGCAGAACTAAGTAAAAACCAAGAGCCATAGCACCGATAATGTGAAGAAAAAGCATAACCTGAAACATGAACTAACCGCCTTCCATTTGTCAATTAATTTTATCACTATCCTAAATCCTATTATAGCTGTCAGGAAGTCAAACGTCTATCAATGTAAGTTCTTCTCAGAACTCTCCACGCTAAAAAAAGAGCAAACCTGCTCCTAGAAGAGGTTTGCTCTTTACTAATCATTTTATAAGTTATTAAAATTTAACCTTGGACAACTGCGATAACATTGCGTACCGAGTCCGCAGATTTGTCAAGCGCGGCCTTCTCATCCGCCGTCAATTCCAGCTCAAACACTTTCTCAATGCCATCGCCGCCAAGAATAGCAGGAACGCCCATGAACAGATTGTCATAACCATACTCGCCTTCAAGCAGAGCGATGACCGGCAGAACCCGTTTCTTATCCTTCAGGATCGCCTCCGTCATTTGGACAAGCGAGGCAGCTGGTGCATAGTATGCACTGCCACTGCCCAGCAAATTGACAATTTCCCCGCCGCCCACACGTGTGCGCTGAACGATCGCTTCGATGCGTTCTTTGGAAATCAGCGTGTCGATGGGAATGCCCCCGACGCTGGAGTATCGTACTAACGGTACCATATCGTCGCCATGGCCGCCAAGCACAAAGCCGCGAACGTCTTCGACCGATACGTTGAGCTCTTGTGCGATAAATGTGCAGTAACGAGCCGTATCGAGAACTCCAGACTGACCGATAACGCGATTTTTAGGGAAGCCTAGTGTTTGATAAGCCGCATAGGTCATCGCATCAACCGGATTACTTAATATAATGACGATGGAATTCGGGCAATACGTCTTCACGTTCTCACACACCGAACGAATGATTCCTGCATTCGTACTTACAAGGTCATCGCGGCTCATTCCCGGCTTGCGAGCAATTCCTGCCGTAATGAT comes from the Paenibacillus lentus genome and includes:
- a CDS encoding fumarate hydratase, whose amino-acid sequence is MRQFEQSVYELIVETSTNLPADVRRAIKRGTLAENQDTRAGLALSTITQNIKMAEEQVSPICQDTGMPTFIVHTPVGANQIEMKKGILAAIKRATKEGKLRPNSVDSLTGENSGDNLGPGTPVIHFEQWEENVVDIRLILKGGGCENKNIQYSLPTELEGLGRAGRDLDGIRKCILHAVYQAQGQGCSAGFIGVGIGGDRTTGYELAKQQLFRLADDVNPVAELQQLEEYIMDKANKLGIGTMGFGGEVTLLGCKIGAANRLPASFFVSVAYNCWAFRRQGVAIDPASGEIVNWLYERGDEVAIKGSEEVTSAAAGETILKANREVILHTPITEEQIRSLRVGDVVVIKGEMHTGRDALHKYLMDHDAPVDLNGAVIYHCGPVMLQDEQGWHVKAAGPTTSIREEPYQGDIIKKFGIRAVIGKGGMGKKTLKALQEHGGVYLNAIGGAAQYYAECIKKVKGVDFMEFGIPEAMWHLEVDGFAAIVTMDSHGQSLHADVEKSSLERLAAFKEPVFK
- a CDS encoding helix-turn-helix domain-containing protein: MDYRSLGKRLRQERHKMHLTQEKLAEKIEVSDAYIGQIERGERSLSLETLVKLANQLGVTVDYLLHDSIEINDDHFLNQINQIMIHRSPKEKQLALDTIKMIFTHLDDMQSDKDS
- a CDS encoding SDR family oxidoreductase gives rise to the protein MSGNGQGKQTMPPQHQNQRPGIEEEMIPRPKYEGNYKAAGKLEGKVALITGGDSGIGRAVAVAYAKEGADVAIVYLNENEDANRTKQEVEQEGRKCVLISGDLGDESFAKQAVQQTVDQLGGLDVLINNAAEQHPQEEITDITAQQLEKTFRTNIFAMFFVTQAAMPHLKKGSAIINTTSVTAYRGNPQLIDYSATKGAIVSFTRALSMNIVGKKGIRVNAVAPGPIWTPLIPSTFDRQQVAQFGGNTPMQRPGQPEELAPAYVFLGCDDSSYISGQVLHINGGEIVNG
- the yfbR gene encoding 5'-deoxynucleotidase gives rise to the protein MNFHFSAYMYRLRSIKRWSLMRSTATENVAEHSFHVALLTHLLCEIGNHLFDRSLNSDRAATFALFHDATEVFTGDIPTPVKHHNPRLLSSFREMEEIAAERLLSMVPPELQQTYGPLLSPTKHAGYSAEDNELLKYVKAADSLDAYLKCAWELTSGNREFAVARDQLLEKLDRLHLPEIDYFLQHLAPSFDMTLDELSEQV
- a CDS encoding glycosyltransferase family 2 protein; the encoded protein is MSAQPILVSVIISVQNEGIDLQTTLESMKVSRVAYSYEVIIVDEGSVDGCCDFLIHYKFDKPLRKFKAQSGISSRQLAASHALGSYLIFCSPRLYFEDGWMEALLEPIQQGRADCTSPSFTAQGRSDNVQRCEFPAGGLLASIYNFPAVSEQDDIPWLSSDCFAVSLQTFQELGGLLSGFFTKEIETAEFSIRSWLLGRVCYHVPGICLTLVFRYNYPPDERVAYWGNDVINLTRIHFEEEIIVKTRELVLTCDGEHDVSAAQAEFDEARERYLKLRQYDSIWFANRFDILL
- the mdh gene encoding malate dehydrogenase translates to MAIRRNKITVVGAGFTGATTALMLAQKELGDVVLLDIPQLENPTKGKALDMLEASPVQGFDSNIVGTSTYEDAADSDIVIITAGIARKPGMSRDDLVSTNAGIIRSVCENVKTYCPNSIVIILSNPVDAMTYAAYQTLGFPKNRVIGQSGVLDTARYCTFIAQELNVSVEDVRGFVLGGHGDDMVPLVRYSSVGGIPIDTLISKERIEAIVQRTRVGGGEIVNLLGSGSAYYAPAASLVQMTEAILKDKKRVLPVIALLEGEYGYDNLFMGVPAILGGDGIEKVFELELTADEKAALDKSADSVRNVIAVVQG